In the Oryzihumus leptocrescens genome, one interval contains:
- a CDS encoding aspartate aminotransferase family protein gives MTDVAAQPTADELAPPTPVIDRDAARRAYDDDRAHVFHSWSAQGALTPMVVAAAQGCWLWDGEGNRYLDFSSQLVNTNIGHQHPAVVAAIQEQAGRLCTIAPQHANDVRSEAARLVTERAPQGLDHVFFTNGGAEAIENAVRMARLHTGRRKVLSRYRSYHGHTQAAIHLTGDPRRWPNDSGAEGVVHFVGPFLYRSQFHATTEAEESERALAHLAHVVEMEGPATIAAIVLETIPGTAGIMTPPPGYLAGVRELCDRHGILLILDEVMAGFGRTGEWFALDGIDGGVTPDLIAFAKGVNSGYVPLGGVILSNAVYETFRERPYPGGLTYSGHPLACAAAVATIRAMEQDGIVDHARRIGQDVLGPGLRELAARHAVIGEVRGRGVFWALELVADRETREPLVPYNASGAAAKPMNDLVAACKRRGLLPFVNMNRLHVVPPCIVTEAEARLGLRLLDEALAEVFGG, from the coding sequence ATGACCGACGTCGCCGCCCAGCCCACCGCCGACGAGCTCGCCCCGCCCACCCCGGTCATCGACCGTGACGCGGCCCGGCGGGCCTACGACGACGACCGGGCCCACGTGTTCCACTCCTGGTCCGCCCAGGGAGCGCTGACCCCCATGGTGGTGGCCGCGGCGCAGGGCTGCTGGCTGTGGGACGGCGAGGGCAACCGCTACCTCGACTTCTCCTCCCAGCTGGTCAACACCAACATCGGCCACCAGCACCCGGCGGTCGTCGCGGCCATCCAGGAGCAGGCGGGCCGGCTGTGCACCATCGCTCCGCAGCACGCCAACGACGTCCGCAGTGAGGCGGCGCGGCTGGTCACCGAGCGGGCCCCGCAGGGACTGGACCACGTCTTCTTCACCAACGGCGGCGCCGAGGCCATCGAGAACGCCGTGCGGATGGCACGGCTGCACACCGGCCGGCGCAAGGTGCTCTCCCGCTACCGCAGCTACCACGGGCACACGCAGGCGGCGATCCACCTGACCGGCGACCCGCGCCGCTGGCCCAACGACTCCGGCGCCGAGGGCGTCGTGCACTTCGTCGGCCCGTTCCTCTACCGCTCGCAGTTCCACGCCACCACCGAGGCCGAGGAGTCCGAGCGCGCCCTGGCGCACCTGGCCCACGTGGTCGAGATGGAGGGGCCGGCCACGATCGCGGCGATCGTGCTGGAGACCATCCCCGGCACCGCCGGCATCATGACCCCGCCGCCCGGCTACCTCGCCGGGGTGCGCGAGCTGTGCGACCGACACGGGATCCTGCTCATCCTGGACGAGGTCATGGCCGGCTTCGGGCGCACCGGCGAGTGGTTCGCCCTCGACGGCATCGACGGCGGCGTCACCCCCGACCTCATCGCCTTCGCCAAGGGGGTCAACTCCGGCTACGTGCCGCTCGGCGGCGTGATCCTGAGCAACGCCGTGTACGAGACGTTCCGCGAGCGCCCCTACCCCGGCGGCCTGACCTACTCGGGCCACCCGCTGGCCTGCGCCGCCGCGGTGGCGACGATCCGCGCCATGGAGCAGGACGGCATCGTCGACCACGCCCGCCGGATCGGGCAGGACGTCCTGGGCCCGGGCCTGCGCGAGCTGGCCGCCCGGCACGCCGTCATCGGCGAGGTCCGCGGCCGGGGCGTGTTCTGGGCCCTGGAGCTGGTCGCCGACCGGGAGACCCGTGAGCCGCTGGTGCCCTACAACGCATCGGGCGCGGCCGCGAAGCCGATGAACGACCTCGTCGCTGCGTGCAAGCGCCGCGGCCTGCTGCCGTTCGTCAACATGAACCGCCTCCATGTCGTCCCGCCGTGCATCGTCACCGAGGCGGAGGCCCGGCTCGGCCTGCGCCTGCTCGACGAGGCGCTGGCCGAGGTCTTCGGCGGCTAG
- a CDS encoding response regulator transcription factor, whose protein sequence is MVKAPHFANRTPGLASEPPDAVTEGLVTRVYLAILQHAHPTRELLVAQGIEGEAVDRVVRILAQRGLVDVHADGSWDPTPPDVALPAHAVNLERRAREARSAAHELSQVYYQARTDSARRLEGISVLNSLDDLHTATAEIVATATHSLRTARNISPRTRVLFDAPLSSHRDRSYSSEGIELSLRTTYDAKVLEWDKASEVLAARAEGGEKYRFTYDLPFSAVVVDDTAAVLDLSSYDESGHGSLLIRSRPLVLALGATLDAIWRLAIPTSRMSAQGVDKRDLHILSLLAGGASDATISRQTGVSQRTVERRVRALMDQLGAGTRFQAGVQAARRGLI, encoded by the coding sequence GTGGTGAAGGCCCCACACTTCGCCAACCGCACCCCCGGTCTGGCGTCCGAACCGCCCGACGCGGTCACCGAAGGCCTGGTCACGCGCGTCTACCTGGCCATCCTCCAGCACGCCCACCCCACCCGGGAGCTGCTCGTCGCGCAGGGCATCGAGGGCGAGGCGGTCGACCGGGTGGTCCGCATCCTGGCGCAGCGCGGACTGGTCGACGTCCATGCCGACGGCAGCTGGGACCCGACCCCGCCCGACGTGGCGCTGCCGGCCCACGCGGTCAACCTCGAGCGCCGTGCCCGCGAAGCCCGCTCCGCGGCGCACGAGCTCAGCCAGGTCTACTACCAGGCCCGCACCGACAGCGCCCGACGGCTGGAGGGCATCTCGGTGCTGAACTCCCTGGACGACCTCCACACCGCCACCGCCGAGATCGTGGCCACGGCCACGCACTCGCTGCGCACCGCGCGCAACATCTCGCCCCGCACCCGGGTGCTGTTCGACGCACCCCTGTCGAGCCACCGGGACCGCAGCTACTCCTCCGAGGGCATCGAGCTCAGCCTGCGGACCACCTACGACGCCAAGGTGCTGGAGTGGGACAAGGCCAGCGAGGTCCTGGCGGCCCGCGCCGAGGGCGGGGAGAAGTACCGGTTCACCTACGACCTGCCGTTCTCCGCCGTGGTGGTCGACGACACCGCCGCGGTGCTCGACCTGTCGTCGTACGACGAGAGCGGGCACGGGTCGCTGCTGATCCGCTCCCGGCCGTTGGTGCTCGCGCTGGGGGCCACGCTCGACGCCATCTGGCGCCTGGCCATCCCCACCTCACGGATGTCGGCCCAGGGGGTCGACAAGCGCGACCTGCACATCCTGTCGCTGCTGGCCGGCGGCGCCTCCGACGCGACCATCTCCCGGCAGACCGGCGTCTCCCAGCGCACGGTCGAGCGCCGGGTGCGGGCGCTGATGGACCAGCTCGGCGCGGGCACCCGCTTCCAGGCCGGCGTGCAGGCCGCCCGGCGTGGGCTGATCTAG
- the purD gene encoding phosphoribosylamine--glycine ligase, with protein sequence MKVLVIGSGAREHAIVRALTADPAVDAVIAAPGNPGIDTIALCRDLPGGLLDGPGVAHLAAEVHADLVVIGPEAPLVAGVADAVRARGIACFGPTAQAARLEGSKAFAKEVMAAAGVPTALAHVCTSLDEVTDALDALGAPYVVKDDGLAAGKGVVVTRSRAQAVAHAAQCLAKEGGRVVVEEYLDGPEVSLFCLTDGTTVVPLTPAQDFKRVGDGDEGPNTGGMGAYSPLDWAPEGLVADVVARVAQPTVDEMRHRGTPFAGVLYVGLALTSRGPRVVEFNARFGDPETQVVLARLATPLGGLLHACATGTLDQVGELRWHPEHAVTVVIASKGYPDSPRTGDEIHGLDQVGDEAWVLHAGTAPGREGAVVSAGGRVLSVVAMGGDLGEARDRAYRAVDRISLDGSHHRTDIALAAQRGEVSVPTQPTA encoded by the coding sequence GTGAAGGTTCTCGTCATCGGATCCGGTGCCCGCGAGCACGCCATCGTCCGCGCCCTGACCGCCGACCCCGCGGTCGATGCCGTCATCGCCGCCCCGGGCAACCCGGGGATCGACACGATCGCGCTGTGCCGCGACCTGCCAGGCGGCCTGCTCGACGGCCCCGGCGTCGCCCACCTCGCCGCCGAGGTGCACGCCGACCTCGTCGTCATCGGGCCGGAGGCGCCGCTGGTCGCCGGCGTCGCCGACGCCGTGCGCGCCCGCGGGATCGCCTGCTTCGGTCCGACCGCGCAGGCCGCCCGGCTCGAGGGCAGCAAGGCGTTCGCCAAGGAGGTCATGGCCGCCGCCGGCGTGCCCACCGCGCTGGCCCACGTGTGCACGAGCCTGGACGAGGTGACCGACGCGCTGGACGCGCTCGGCGCCCCCTACGTGGTCAAGGACGACGGCCTGGCCGCCGGCAAGGGCGTCGTGGTCACCCGGAGCCGCGCGCAGGCGGTCGCCCACGCGGCGCAGTGCCTGGCCAAGGAGGGCGGCCGGGTCGTCGTCGAGGAGTACCTCGACGGGCCCGAGGTGTCGCTGTTCTGCCTGACCGACGGCACGACCGTCGTGCCGCTGACGCCGGCGCAGGACTTCAAGCGGGTCGGCGATGGGGACGAGGGGCCCAACACCGGCGGCATGGGGGCCTACTCGCCCCTGGACTGGGCCCCCGAGGGCCTGGTCGCGGACGTCGTCGCCCGGGTGGCCCAGCCCACGGTGGACGAGATGCGTCACCGCGGGACGCCGTTCGCCGGGGTGCTCTACGTCGGCCTCGCGCTGACCTCCCGCGGGCCGCGCGTCGTGGAGTTCAACGCCCGCTTCGGCGACCCCGAGACGCAGGTCGTCCTCGCGCGCCTGGCCACCCCGCTCGGCGGGCTGCTGCACGCCTGCGCCACCGGCACCCTCGACCAGGTGGGCGAGCTGCGCTGGCACCCCGAGCACGCCGTCACCGTCGTCATCGCCTCCAAGGGCTACCCCGACAGCCCCCGCACCGGCGACGAGATCCACGGCCTGGACCAGGTCGGCGACGAGGCCTGGGTCCTGCACGCCGGCACGGCGCCCGGGCGCGAAGGCGCCGTGGTGTCCGCGGGCGGGCGGGTGCTGTCCGTCGTCGCCATGGGCGGCGACCTCGGGGAGGCCCGCGACCGCGCATACCGGGCGGTCGACCGGATCAGCCTCGACGGCTCGCACCACCGCACCGACATCGCGCTCGCCGCGCAGCGCGGCGAGGTCTCCGTCCCCACCCAACCTACCGCCTGA
- a CDS encoding phosphoribosylaminoimidazolesuccinocarboxamide synthase, whose amino-acid sequence MTSVVPTSPPALPGFAHVYSGKVRELYAPVDPGTGEAREDQLLLVASDRISAYDFILDTEIPDKGAVLTQLSLWWFEQLADILPNHVISTDVPAAVAGRAVLVRRLQMVPVECIGRAYLTGSGLAEYRQTSSVCGVPLPAGLEDGSKLPEPIFTPTTKAPVGEHDQPMTYAQVEAELGADLASRVRDLTTAILARGNAVAAERGILLADTKVEFGLDPAAADEHGRPGIVLADEVLTPDSSRFWPADQWQPGRAQPSYDKQFVRDWLTSPASGWDRHSGEAPPPLPEAIVEQTRTKYVEAYEALTGRRFG is encoded by the coding sequence ATGACGTCGGTCGTCCCCACCTCGCCGCCCGCCCTGCCCGGCTTCGCCCACGTCTACTCGGGCAAGGTCCGTGAGCTGTACGCCCCGGTCGACCCCGGCACGGGGGAGGCCCGCGAGGACCAGCTCCTGCTCGTGGCCTCCGACCGGATCTCGGCCTACGACTTCATCCTCGACACCGAGATCCCCGACAAGGGCGCGGTGCTGACCCAGCTGTCGCTGTGGTGGTTCGAGCAGCTCGCCGACATCCTGCCCAACCACGTCATCTCCACCGACGTGCCGGCCGCGGTCGCCGGCCGGGCGGTGCTCGTGCGCCGGCTGCAGATGGTCCCGGTCGAGTGCATCGGGCGGGCCTACCTCACCGGCAGTGGCCTGGCGGAGTACCGCCAGACCTCCTCGGTCTGCGGCGTCCCCCTGCCGGCGGGGCTGGAGGACGGCTCGAAGCTGCCGGAGCCGATCTTCACGCCCACCACCAAGGCGCCGGTGGGCGAGCACGACCAGCCGATGACCTACGCCCAGGTCGAGGCGGAGCTGGGGGCCGACCTGGCCTCCCGGGTGCGCGACCTCACCACCGCGATCCTGGCGCGCGGCAACGCGGTGGCGGCGGAGCGCGGGATACTCCTGGCCGACACCAAGGTGGAGTTCGGGCTGGACCCGGCCGCCGCGGACGAGCACGGCCGGCCGGGCATCGTCCTGGCCGACGAGGTGCTCACCCCCGACTCCTCGCGCTTCTGGCCGGCCGACCAGTGGCAGCCGGGCCGGGCGCAGCCGTCCTACGACAAGCAGTTCGTCCGCGACTGGCTGACCTCCCCGGCCAGCGGCTGGGACCGCCACTCCGGCGAGGCCCCGCCGCCGCTGCCCGAGGCGATCGTCGAGCAGACCCGGACCAAGTACGTCGAGGCGTACGAGGCGCTGACCGGGCGCCGGTTCGGCTGA
- the purS gene encoding phosphoribosylformylglycinamidine synthase subunit PurS, with amino-acid sequence MGTVVIDVMLKSEILDPQGQAVAGALPRLGFTQFTDVRQGKRFELTVDGEVTGEVLAAAREAAEKLLSNPVIEDVVRVAELTDETAGQPA; translated from the coding sequence ATGGGAACCGTCGTCATCGACGTGATGCTGAAGTCCGAGATTCTCGATCCCCAGGGGCAGGCCGTCGCCGGCGCACTCCCGCGGCTCGGGTTCACCCAGTTCACCGACGTCCGCCAGGGCAAGCGGTTCGAGCTGACCGTCGACGGCGAGGTGACCGGGGAGGTCCTCGCCGCCGCCCGCGAGGCGGCCGAGAAGCTGCTGTCCAACCCGGTCATCGAGGACGTCGTCCGCGTGGCCGAGCTGACCGACGAGACCGCCGGGCAGCCCGCATGA
- the purQ gene encoding phosphoribosylformylglycinamidine synthase subunit PurQ, which yields MRIGVVTFPGSLDDHDATRAVRVAGGEPVALWHGDADLHGVDAVVLPGGFSYGDYLRCGAIARFAPVMDVLVPAAKGGLPVLGICNGFQVLCESHLLPGALIRNDHRKFVCRDQVLRVENTATAWTSDFEQGQEITIVLKNGEGGFVADQRTLDELEGEGRVAFRYVVRDGDGLGGRNPNGSYRDIAGVTNERGNVVGLMPHPEHCVEPGYGPSLDGLPFFTSVLTSVVNA from the coding sequence ATGAGGATCGGGGTCGTCACCTTCCCCGGGTCGCTGGACGACCACGACGCGACCCGGGCGGTCCGGGTCGCCGGCGGTGAGCCCGTCGCCCTGTGGCACGGCGACGCCGACCTGCACGGCGTCGACGCCGTCGTGCTCCCCGGAGGCTTCTCCTACGGGGACTACCTGCGCTGCGGGGCCATCGCCCGCTTCGCCCCGGTCATGGACGTGCTCGTGCCCGCCGCGAAGGGGGGCCTCCCGGTGCTCGGCATCTGCAACGGCTTCCAGGTGCTCTGCGAGTCGCACCTGCTGCCCGGCGCGCTGATCCGCAACGACCACCGCAAGTTCGTCTGTCGCGACCAGGTGCTGCGGGTCGAGAACACCGCCACCGCCTGGACCTCCGACTTCGAGCAGGGCCAGGAGATCACCATCGTGCTCAAGAACGGCGAGGGCGGCTTCGTGGCCGACCAGCGCACGCTCGACGAGCTCGAGGGCGAGGGCCGGGTGGCGTTCCGCTACGTCGTGCGCGACGGCGACGGCCTCGGCGGCCGCAACCCCAACGGCTCCTACCGCGACATCGCCGGTGTCACCAACGAGCGTGGCAACGTCGTCGGCCTCATGCCGCACCCGGAGCACTGCGTCGAGCCCGGCTACGGCCCCTCGCTCGACGGCCTGCCCTTCTTCACGTCCGTCCTGACCTCGGTGGTGAACGCGTGA
- the purL gene encoding phosphoribosylformylglycinamidine synthase subunit PurL produces the protein METSHSKPALDTVSAASGTPEVEQPWAELGLKPDEYQRIRDILGRRPTSSELAMYSVMWSEHCSYKSSKVHLRQFGDKTTDAMREKLLVGIGENAGVVDIGDGWAVTFKVESHNHPSYVEPYQGAATGVGGIVRDIMSMGARPLAVMDPLRFGALDHPDTHRVLPGVVAGVGGYGNCLGLPNIGGEVVFDSCYQGNPLVNALCVGAMRVEDIHLAKASGVGNKVVLFGAKTGGDGIGGVSVLASETFDEGGPTKRPAVQVGDPFAEKVLIECCLDLYAAHVVDGIQDLGGAGLSCATSELASNGDGGMRVHLDLVPLRDASLRPEEILMSESQERMMAVVEPGKLEEFLAITRRWDVEATVIGEVTEGDRLEVLWHDEVIVDVPPRSVAHDGPVYERPLARPAYLDGLQAAGPQDLPRPGTGDELRDTLIRLIGSPNLCDKSWVTDQYDRYVRGNTALAMPDDAGVVRVDEESGRGVAISTDCNGKFAKLDPYAGAQLALAEAYRNVATAGATPLAITDCLNFGSPEDPGVMWQFAEAVRGLADGCQQLGIPVTGGNVSFYNQTGDVAIHPTPVVGVLGVMDDVARRTPSGWKTPGQVIYLLGTTRDELAGSEWASVIHDHLGGLPPRVDLDLERQLGEILVNASRDGLIDAAHDLSDGGLAIALAEAGLRHGVGARVWLEEVCERDGVDAFTALFSESTARAIVAVPRSEEVRFTDMCSARGFAHARIGVVDDQTDGLDVQGQFQLGLGELREAHTATLPAVFGR, from the coding sequence CTGGAGACCAGCCACAGCAAGCCCGCGCTCGACACCGTCTCGGCGGCGTCCGGCACGCCGGAGGTCGAGCAGCCCTGGGCCGAGCTGGGCCTCAAGCCCGACGAGTACCAGCGCATCCGCGACATCCTCGGGCGGCGCCCCACCAGCTCCGAGCTGGCGATGTACTCGGTCATGTGGTCGGAGCACTGCTCCTACAAGTCCTCCAAGGTCCACCTGCGCCAGTTCGGCGACAAGACCACCGACGCGATGCGCGAGAAGCTGCTCGTCGGCATCGGCGAGAACGCCGGCGTCGTCGACATCGGCGACGGCTGGGCGGTGACCTTCAAGGTCGAGAGCCACAACCACCCCTCCTACGTCGAGCCCTACCAGGGCGCGGCCACCGGCGTCGGCGGCATCGTCCGCGACATCATGAGCATGGGCGCGCGCCCGCTGGCCGTGATGGACCCGCTGCGCTTCGGTGCCCTGGACCACCCCGACACCCACCGCGTGCTGCCCGGCGTCGTCGCCGGCGTCGGCGGCTACGGCAACTGCCTGGGCCTGCCCAACATCGGCGGCGAGGTCGTCTTCGACTCCTGCTACCAGGGCAACCCGCTGGTCAACGCCCTGTGCGTCGGCGCGATGCGGGTCGAGGACATCCACCTGGCCAAGGCCTCCGGCGTGGGCAACAAGGTCGTCCTGTTCGGCGCGAAGACCGGCGGCGACGGCATCGGCGGCGTGTCCGTGCTCGCCTCGGAGACCTTCGACGAGGGCGGCCCGACCAAGCGCCCCGCGGTGCAGGTCGGCGACCCGTTCGCCGAGAAGGTGCTCATCGAGTGCTGCCTGGACCTGTATGCCGCGCACGTGGTCGACGGCATCCAGGACCTCGGCGGCGCCGGCCTGTCCTGCGCGACCAGCGAGCTGGCCTCCAACGGCGACGGCGGCATGCGGGTCCACCTCGACCTGGTCCCGCTGCGCGACGCGTCCCTGCGCCCTGAGGAGATCCTCATGAGCGAGTCGCAGGAGCGCATGATGGCCGTCGTCGAGCCCGGCAAGCTCGAGGAGTTCCTCGCGATCACCCGCAGGTGGGATGTCGAGGCCACGGTCATCGGCGAGGTCACCGAGGGTGACCGGCTCGAGGTGCTCTGGCACGACGAGGTCATCGTCGACGTGCCGCCGCGCTCGGTGGCCCACGACGGCCCGGTCTACGAGCGCCCGCTGGCGCGGCCGGCATACCTCGACGGCCTGCAGGCGGCCGGTCCGCAGGACCTGCCGCGCCCGGGCACCGGTGACGAGCTGCGCGACACCCTGATCCGCCTCATCGGCTCGCCCAACCTGTGTGACAAGTCGTGGGTGACCGACCAGTACGACCGCTACGTCCGCGGCAACACCGCCCTGGCGATGCCCGACGACGCCGGCGTCGTGCGGGTCGACGAGGAGAGCGGCCGCGGGGTCGCCATCTCCACCGACTGCAACGGCAAGTTCGCCAAGCTCGACCCGTATGCCGGGGCGCAGCTCGCGCTGGCCGAGGCCTACCGCAACGTGGCGACCGCCGGCGCGACGCCGCTGGCGATCACCGACTGCCTCAACTTCGGCTCGCCGGAGGACCCGGGTGTCATGTGGCAGTTCGCCGAGGCCGTGCGCGGCCTGGCCGACGGCTGCCAGCAGCTCGGCATCCCGGTGACCGGCGGCAACGTCTCGTTCTACAACCAGACCGGTGACGTGGCCATCCACCCGACCCCGGTCGTCGGCGTGCTCGGCGTCATGGACGACGTGGCCCGCCGCACCCCCTCGGGCTGGAAGACCCCCGGCCAGGTCATCTACCTGCTGGGCACGACCCGCGACGAGCTGGCCGGCTCGGAGTGGGCCAGCGTCATCCACGACCACCTCGGCGGGCTGCCCCCGCGGGTCGACCTGGACCTCGAGCGCCAGCTCGGCGAGATCCTCGTCAACGCCTCCCGCGACGGGCTCATCGACGCCGCGCACGACCTGTCCGACGGTGGCCTGGCGATCGCCCTGGCCGAGGCCGGCCTGCGCCACGGCGTCGGCGCCCGGGTCTGGCTCGAGGAGGTCTGCGAGCGCGACGGCGTCGACGCGTTCACGGCGCTGTTCAGCGAGTCCACCGCCCGTGCGATCGTTGCGGTGCCGCGCTCGGAGGAGGTGCGGTTCACCGACATGTGCTCGGCCCGCGGCTTCGCCCACGCGCGGATCGGCGTCGTCGACGACCAGACCGACGGCCTCGACGTGCAGGGCCAGTTCCAGCTCGGACTCGGCGAGCTGCGCGAGGCGCACACGGCGACCCTGCCGGCGGTCTTCGGCCGCTGA